ATGCTTTAGAAAGCCTATCTATACAAATTtgtcatatttttaaattattttcttgagccactgtGTGTTAAAATGACACTTTACAGGGTTaaggaaatgtcactcagacccccactgtcCTTATGTGGCCataataccacatttgcaacttcagagtgctgggcTGCTAGCTGTGGCACAGGGacagcagtctgcttccagcacatttcctgaatgttttagatcataatGAGTGGTAAATCACTTTGTAGCCTCTAATGAAgattgaggagacatttcagcacttAGATTAAGGCAGGGGTATACAATTCCAGTCCTGGAGGACCGGTATAcatcacgttttagtggtttttctgttccaacacacttgatgCAGTCGTTGAATCACCTGGGCAACAGCTCATCAGgcactgcagaagcctgttaatcagctgctgattgaagtcaggtgtgttgaaacagaattaaaactaaaacgtgctggataccgaccctccAGACCCGGAATTCCcctggattaaggtgttaaaaagacgaatgcacagcgaggagataagtttaaatttttgttttgaacacagataattaataaaggacactagggggagctaaaagcaagcaaatctGCTCCCTTTAAAAGGGGAAATGCATTTTTTTGTATTGAAATTGCTGACTAGCTTCCAGCAAAACCTCAAACTCCAATTGaaagatcaaataaaaataaatgaacttttcaaCAGAACTTTTGCAAAAAAGCATCTCAGAAGACATTGTTGAAGAAAAATAAAAGCTGTTACTTAGGCTGTGTGACTTTAggaagaatagaaaaaaatgtgaATTAAAGTTACATTTTCAGTAAAATAAAAGCCGCTGCACCTCAAGTCCTCATTTATGACAGACAAACTCAAAACTTTTAAACAAATGCGTGTAAAGCATCATAATCACTCATGTTTTAAATCAGaaccagaagggttttattgccatatgtgcaatAATCAAAACATTTGGAAATggctgcagtacttggtgcaagaaagaaaaaataaaggataagcaaaaattagaattaagcaataaacacaataaaatgaTAATAATTAGTTACATCTTACGTAATGAACCATGtttagatttatttctaaacaatttaaaacaaggcaAACTAAAtctaaacactctgtgtgatggatggatcttggtgtgaaacagctgatgaaacagcgtacggtacgacagactagtcttgggattgcctGCAGGTAAGCGACAGGTGATTGACAGTGTCGGCGGggccctgaagggtcagtgagctcagcatttactctgaaggagtgttgcgttcaggtgtagcttgcaacaggCTTTTTTATCCAGCTTGccaaggttctttgtggttaaaaagttacgagtggctgACTCGAAACTCTAGAACGTTGAACTGAAGCCCAGATGACGTGGGACATAGTTTTatgatttggatgttttgatttactgttgaatcagaatttgacaacaaaTGGGGATAGTATAAACAGCATGCAAAGCCACGCCCCAGGTCAgaacgaaagctctgattggatgagaaacaggaaatgtgtcatgtgactttgcattacatgtgatcagtctagtgtctagtttaaagttatattactttttATAGACTGTCATTGGATTATAATATCAAATAATTAATgctctcatttcacagattgattgaacattaggcttcacatgattatttggactactaacaaagttatttgattattatttaaagaaAAAGAGTTCTTGgccttctttcttgtgctgtagggggaggcaaatagctagtgaaaatagtttagatgcagaggcatcaaaggccttgagcaatatctcaaggagattagttcttcatgaggagagaggGGAGATGACCTTTagggggaaaacagtcatttcattctgctaCAATATGGGGAAGCAAtagttagagaagcagctacactatacaagtcagtgtaggcaCTAGTCAGAGCAGATCAGTAAACAGAGCAGATTAAAGTAAGCTACTTTTGCTAATTTCATTCCATTTTGAAATGTAAAAGTACTTTCTGGTGATTTGGCTTAAATTACctttaagaataaaaacaaaaacactagATTGTAGACGTCAAACTTTAATTCCTTGTTTAAACACCCTCCTTGTCCTGCGCtcagtaaaatatgaaaaaacaaaatcagaattTAAATCCCTTTGGaatatgtttttctttctttttgagcTAAACCTTCACATTCACAGAGTTTGAGTTTACACCAAGTTGATTATAATCATGTCAAAGGCTGCAGGGTGGCTGCACTGTTGCCATTAAACAAGAAGGATGCTGGTTTGAGTCCCGTCTGCACAGCTTACCTGAGTGGATTTAGCAAGTTCTCTCTATGTACTGTAggtgtgggttttctccaggtagTGGCTGATTACAGATGTGGGTGACTGTGCGACAGGTTATTTTTCTCTGTgcatccctgtgatggactggagacctatcCAGGATGCCCCTAGTGAGGGTGaagtgatgattatgatgatggatggatagttatGTTACTAGGGATGCTCCATATCTGCTTTTAACAATACATCAATATCATCCATCTCTTGATTTCTCATACCACATAAACCGATACCAATGTATATTATCACGTATCTTCTATCATGCATTCTTAAACTTTAAACAGAATCTGTGCAAAATATAACAACTCCACCAATTTAAGTTAGGCCATGAAAAAATGTCCCATTTTATGGGATGTAAAAGTTGTGTCACCAAAAGAGTAAAAAAGTGTGATTatacattttaatgccaatattGGCAGATAATATTGCAAGTCCCTGTATGTTACTTATTCAGTTGTATCAGTAGGTTTAGAAGGTTTAGAAAAGTAACAAATGCAGCAAAATATGAATTCTACTTCTTGTCATAATTTGGTTTTGGAGAAAAGAATCTCCACTTTAATGATTTTTTATTAACATACACAcctacacgcacgcatgcatgcagtcaggtaacacacacacagactgctgACCTCACTTCTGCAGCTGGAAAAAACAGGCTCCATCTGGTGAGGTGTGCGGTCCATTAGCATGCCATCGTCTCCCGAACAGACACAGGAAGTTTTTCGTCATAGATACAACATGTTCTCGCTCcgcttcagtccagtgggcagaaATGATCCTCTCCATGGAAACGGACAAGTGGTCATCACAGAGTAAAACACACACTCAGCTATAAACTGGTGTGTTAGGTCTGCACAAGAGCTGAAGCTAGAATTAGAGTTTAGATactgattaaagttaaaaaagaCTTAATTCTGGTTTCACTTGGGAATTTTACAGCATGGATTTTAGTCATTAGGTGTTTGTTTTTAGGCAAACTTATGCCAGTTTATAGGAGAAGAAACCAATATAAAAGTATGAATGAAAAGTTGTTTCCAAactttcaaagaaaaaaaaaataatataatattgatgagGAAATTTTATGGACAACCAGATAAGAGGGGAAGAATCAAAAATTTTAAAAATCTAATGAAAGTCCTTGCAGATGAAAAAGATAAATGCAACATGATTATAGCTTAAATCAGTTATtcagaatttattttatttatatgttTTGGAATAAATTGTCCAGTAGGTTGAGGTGATATCAGAAAATGGGCGTATTCACACTACATCTTAACCATTTTTTGTTTATGATATAGTTGTTTTTGCTTTAAAGTACAGATATTTTTGGGCAGTCCATAATATGAATTATTGAAACTTATTTTAAATAAAGGTGACTGTCCACTTTGCACAAAAAAAACCCGTGTAATTTGGTACCATTAGTTTATCAAATTAATCCATGCAGCATCATTATACCtggttgttttattattttcttagaTCCTCATGCAGAAACTTACTTTCTATCAacaaacataacacaacacaggactaAAATGTAATATACCTTCaaagccactagagggcagtgcTGTTTGGCAGTTCAAACCCTTCTATTGTCTTAGCGATATAACCTTAACTTCCTGAAGATTTTTTATCTTTTGTCTTTGATTTATTGCTGTTTTACAAATCTGGTATTATATTTGTTTGTATGATTGTAGTCTGACAACCATGTACACACAGCCATGATCATGTTTAAAGTATTTTTATCCTCCCCTTCCCCTTTCCTCCTCACAGGACAGAAATATGATCCACACTTAACAGACCATCTGCAAATGCCAGGCAGGGAGCTGTAAGGTTCCCAATATAACCCAAGAGCTTAGCCAGCTGGAGGGGTCCAGTCAGTAGCCTCAGTGCATGCTGCTGCTGGTGAGGTGGCCAGCATCCTGCCTGCTCTTCTTCTGGTTTGTGTACACCACCTGTGGAAATGGACAGCGTGAATAAAGAGGAGGTTTCAGAGGAGGTTGAGATTGATTTGGGAGACTCCAGCGATCCTGAAGAATTTGAAATTGAGGAGGAACCAAAGACGCTGTGGAAGGCCCAGCCctctgtggaggaggaggaaagcATTCACACTTCGACGCTGGTGGAAATCAGTGACACCAAGCCTCTGATTACCTCCAGAGACCCCAGAGGTGTAAATGACTGCCTCAAGGTACAGAAGTCTTACACAACCCACTATTAAACATAATTTTGTTGCAATAGTCATACATTATGAAAAGCTGATGAAGTAAGCCCACTGACTGAATTGGTCATTGTGTTTTTAGGTGACGTTTGAGGATGTGATTGCAGAGCCTGTGTCGGTTCGCAGCGGAGACAGAGTGTGGATCTGGAGCCACGCCCTGTTTGAGGTGTGCAGAGTCTGGATTTACACGATAATCACTGTCCTTTTGGCCATTCCCTTGTCCATTATCACTGGTTTCCTGTTCGCAACCCTCAACTGCTTCCACATCTGGTAGGTTCAAATCTTGACACTGAAAGTTTTTTTATAACAAAAAGTACAGAAAGCTTCTTTAATTACATTGATAAACAGCCAAGTATAAACTGATTGTACATCTTAAAGTGCTGATATGTCTCTTGTTCTTAATTAAATAAAGGTAATGTCTGAGGGGACATGTTATGCAAAACGTACGTTTTGCGCTGCCAAGTGGGTCTCTATTTCCTCTATGCACActccaaacataaaaaaatacataCATTCAGTttctcagtgtttggttttaggaatcatgAGCCGGCCAACAAGCTGCATCAAAAAGACCCCAATTGTGATGTCATAAATGGGGACTTTTGAAACGTGCAAGCGAGAACTGCTGCTGGGGAA
This sequence is a window from Nothobranchius furzeri strain GRZ-AD chromosome 3, NfurGRZ-RIMD1, whole genome shotgun sequence. Protein-coding genes within it:
- the cav4a gene encoding caveolin-2, translating into MDSVNKEEVSEEVEIDLGDSSDPEEFEIEEEPKTLWKAQPSVEEEESIHTSTLVEISDTKPLITSRDPRGVNDCLKVTFEDVIAEPVSVRSGDRVWIWSHALFEVCRVWIYTIITVLLAIPLSIITGFLFATLNCFHIWMASPCIQCVLIGASWLQSFWSIVLRVVVDPLIMSAGRSCSGFSIHLAKE